From Sphingorhabdus sp. SMR4y:
TCGGCTCGACCGGCCTTTCGACCGGCCCGCACCTTCACTATGAACTGTATCGCGGCGGCCGGGCGATCAACCCGCGGTCGGTCAAATTCGTCGAACGGGCGCAACTGGGTGGCAGGGAATTGCGCCGTTTCAAGGGCACGCTGCAGGAATTGCAGAAAGTAGCGCCGGGCGCAGCCCTCACCCCGATGAAAAGCGCTTCGGTTCAAAGCGAGCCCGAACGCGAGATCAGCCGGCTGATCAAACCGCTCAAGAGCTAGGCCGGCCTTTCGTCGCCGGAACTTTCACAGAAGAGTTGAGCGCCGCTTCCGGCTGGTCTAAGCCTCTTGCCATGTCACAGAAAGCCTCTTTCCCGCACAGCCGATTGCGCCGCACCCGTACCTATGGCTGGAGCAGGGACATGGTCCGCGAGACGCATCTCTCGCCATCCGATCTGATCTGGCCGCTGTTCATCACCGAAGGCTCCGGCGTGGAAGAGCCGGTCGCCGCCCTGCCCGGCGTGTCACGCTGGTCGGTCGACGGTATTATTGAACGGGCGAAAGAAGCCCGCGACCTCGGCATTCCCTGCCTCGCCCTGTTTCCCAACACACCAGCGGACAAGCGTAGCGACGACGGCAGGGAAGCGCTCAACCCCGACAATCTGATGTGCCGGGCCAGCAGAGCGGTGAAAGACGCGCTGGGCGACGACATCGGCATTCTCACCGATGTCGCGCTCGATCCCTATACCAGCCATGGCCAGGACGGGCTACTCGACGACAAGGGCTATGTCGAAAATGACCGCACGCTCGACGTGCTGACCAAGCAGGCACTCAATCAGGCCAATGCCGGAGCCGATATTATCGCACCGTCCGACATGATGGACGGCCGTGTCGGCGCAATCCGCAATGTGCTGGAACTGGCGCATCACCACAATGTCCAGATCATGGCCTATTCGGCCAAATATGCGAGCGCCTTTTACGGCCCGTTCCGCGATGCCGTGGGTTCGGGAGGGCTGCTGAAAGGCGACAAGAAAACCTATCAGATGGATCCGGCCAACAGCGACGAGGCGATTCGCGAAATTGCCTTTGATATTGCCGAGGGCGCCGATAGCGTCATGGTCAAGCCGGGCCTCGCCTATCTCGACATCATCTATCGCGCCAAGTCGGAATTTAACGTACCCGTCTTCGCCTATCAGGTGTCGGGAGAATATGCGCTGATCAAGGTCGGTGCCGAAGCCGGCGTCGGCGATCACGACGCGCTGATGATGGAGAAACTGGTCGCGTTCAAGCGGGCGGGATGCTCCGGAATCCTTACCTATTTCGCCGCCGATGCGGCGCGTTTGCTGAATGGCTGAAAAGGCCGGTGATCTCGTTCTGGAAACCGACCGGCTGATCCTCCGCAAATGGCGCGCGAGTGATATCGAACCGTTCATGGAGCATCTCAACACCCGCAATGTGATGCGCTGGCTCGGCGGGGTGCAGAATCGCGAGAAATTTGATGCGGCCATGGAGCGCATCGCAGGCTATGATCGCAATTTCGGGCACACTTTCTGGATCGTCGAGCGCAAGTCCGACGGGGCAATTTTAGGCTTTTGCGGTCTGAAACGCGTCAATGCGCCGCAACCCAAACTGACCGCCGCGCACGAAATCGGCTGGCGTCTGCGCGAGGATGCATGGGGCAAAGGCTATGCAAAGGAAGCCGCAACGGCTTGCCTGGACGCGGCCTTCACTCGCTGGAACGCCCCCTATGTGGTCGCCCTGACCGTTGCTGGCAACGAGCCGAGCTGGGGCTTGATGAAACGGTTGGGCATGGTCCATTGTCCGGAGCTGGATTTTCACGATCCCAATTATGGCCCGGAACTGAATCCGACCATCGTCTACAAAATCACCGCTAAAGAATGGAGCGCGCGAATATGACCCGACCCTTGATCCTGCCATTCAACGGCAAGAGCCCGAAAATCCACCCCAGCGCCTTCATTGCTCCGGGCTGCAAGATTATCGGCGATGTCGAAATCGGTCCCGAATCGAGCGTCTGGTATAATTGCGTGATTCGCGCCGACGTGAATTTCATCCGGATCGGTGCGCGCAGCAATATCCAGGACGGCACCACCATCCATTGCGACAGCGCGACGCCCGCCACGCCCAATGGCAACCCGACGATCATCGGCGACGATGTTCTGGTCGGTCATATGGTGATGCTGCATGGTGCGACTCTGGAAGACCGTGCTTTTGTCGGCCTCAGCACGACGGTCATGGATGGCTGTGTGATCGAGGGCGACGCAATGCTCGCCGCTGGCGCGACACTGACCCCGAACAAGCGAATCCCGTCCGGGCAGCTGTGGGCCGGGTCACCCGCCAAATATATGCGCGACCTGTCCGAGCCGGCCATTGCCGGAATGCGCATGGGCGTTGCTCACTATGTGGAAAATGCCAAGGCGCACAAGGCGGCGATCGACGATCTGGTCTAACGCAGAAGGTCCTTCATCGCCTCTATCTCGGCCTGCTGCCGGTTTACTTGCGCCAACACAAGGTCGCGTTGCGCACCGATGATCGCGGTACCACCCGATTCGTCTGCTGCCGCTTGCTGTTCGAGCTGCTCCCGGTATAGCGCATCGATATCGGCCAGCGCCTCGACCGACGGACTGCGTTCTATTTCCAGCGCGGCCAGTTCCATATGCGCGACCACCCAGGCCTCGCTCGATTGCGCGGCGCCGCGGGCCGCATTCACCAGTTTCTTGACCGCCGGAAGCCTGACCCGATATTTTATGTCCGCTGCCCTGCTGCTGGCCACTGCGGCACCCAGCCTGGCCTGCATATCCGCTGGCAGCGCGGAAATGGCGGTAGCCGGAGCAGGCGCTTCGCCCGTCACCGGGGCATTCTCATAGGGACGCTCCAGCAGCGAAGGAAAATCGCCGTCCTGCATCGCGCACCCGGACAGCATGAGGGTGATAATCGTCACCAGAGCAGGGAGTTTTTTCATTGCCCTGTCTTTACGAGAGGCTTATCCGCTCTGCAACGGCGAATCTCCAGGCACGAAATGGAGCATTGCCGGGTCACATTGAATAGCCAAAATCGCCTTAAGCCGGTTGACAGTGCCAGTCCCATCGGTTAGCTGCCCACTCTTTCCAGCGTGAGCCGAGAGACTCGCGTTAACGGCCTTGTGCGCTGGAACCATAAATTTGAAACGGAAAATAGCCATGTTCGCAATTGTGCGCACCGGCGGCAAACAATATCGGGTTGCCGCAGGAGATATTATCGCAGTCGAAAAATTAGCTGGTGAAGCTGGTGATTCGGTAACACTCGACGACGTTCTGCTTGCCGGTGACGGTGACGACATCAAGGACGTCAAGGGTCTGACCGTTGCCGCCGAGATCGTCGCCCAGGAAAAAGGCGAGAAGGTCATCATCTTCAAGAAGCGCCGCCGGCATAATTACCGCCGCAAAAACGGCCATCGCCAGCAGCATACCGTGCTGAAAATCAGCGCGATCGGTTCTGAAAAAGCACCGAAGAAAGCCGCTGCCAAAAAGGAAGCTGCTCCGGCTGAAGACAAGCCTGCCGCGGAAGCAAAGGCTGCTCCGGCCAAGAAAGCACCAGCGAAAAAGGCTGCTGCAAAGACCGAAACCAAACCAGCTGCGGCCAAGAAGGCTCCAGCAAAGAAGCCAGCCGCCAAAAAGCCGGCTGCGAAGAAAGAGGACTAAACCATGGCACATAAAAAAGCAGGTGGTTCATCCCGCAACGGGCGCGATTCAGAAGGCCGTCGCCTGGGCGTAAAAAAATTCGGCAGCGAAGCTGTTGTCGCCGGTAACATCATCATCCGCCAGCGCGGAACGAAGACCCACGCGGGTCGCAATGTCGGCATGGGCAAGGACCACACATTGTTTGCGCTCATTGACGGCAAGGTGGAATTCCACAAGGGCAAGCTCGGTCGCAAATATGTGTCCGTCGACGCCATGGCAGAAGCCGCAGAATAACCGGATAATCAACAAAGGGTTATCCACCAGAGGGATGACCCGGCAGGTTCCACAGAACCGGCAATTTCAGGGAGAGGGTCATCCTCTCCCTTTTTTTATGTCTCCCTGTCATTGCGTCACGATCTTGTAACGGCGCCGCTCTAGCGGACTCATCATTCAAGTCGGGGGCGTTGCGAATATGATGATGGAGAGTCCCGATGTTTGCCGTAACACCAAGATTGCTTTTAAGGCCCGGCTGGCCCGAAGATGGGGACAGCCTGTATGCTGCGATCAATGACGAGGCGGTTATCCGCAATCTGGCGCGCGCGCCCTGGCCGTACAGCCGCGACGATGCTGCACAGTTTCTGGCAACGCACCGGCCCGCCATCCATCCCAATTTCCTGATCTTCAGCCGCAATGGTCAGGCACCAGTGCTGCTGGGCTGCATCGGATTCGGCGACCAGGACGACGGACATCTCGAACTGGGCTACTGGATTGCCCGAGACCACTGGGGCCGCGGTTACGCGACCGAGGCTGGCCAGGCGGTTCTTGATATCGCCCGCAGCCTTGGTCACCAAGAGATCAGAGCCGAGCATTTTACCGACAATCCCGCTTCGGGAAAGGTGCTGAGAAAACTGGGCTTCAGACCGACGGGCCGTTCCGTTCCGCGCTATTCAAAGGGCAGAGGGCTGGCAGCCGATGCCATTCAGTTCACCCTGTCGCTTTCGGAAGATGACATGGCGGATGATATCATGCGAGACATCGCTGCCTAGCAGCGGCCTCAGGCGACTTTCTGCAACTGGTCAATGCTGTCGAGGTCCTCGGGAGGCGCTGCACTCGCCACATCATCCATGATAGCCGCTTCATATTCACTCTCGGCGAGTTTTATGAGCGGACGATCATCAATGTCCCACGGGTGGAAACCCGGTTTGAAAAAGGCCAGCAACGGCCGCAATGTTCTGCGGAACGGTGCCTTGCCGAACAGCAGATGATGCGCGAGCCCGAACCAGGCGCGCGGCCCCGAGATGCCATCCTGACGAAGCAGTTCCAGAATGCCTCTGGTGCGGTTTTTCGCGAAGCCCAGGGAAATCCGGGCCATGAAGCTGCTGCGGACAAACCAGCATTTTAGCGGATTCCAGTCCTTCGTCACATGTAGCCAGGTATCATAGGCCACACCCTTATGTTCGATTTCCTCCGAAGCATGCCATAGCCAGAGATTGCGCTGATCCTCGTCGGCATTCTCCAGATGGGCCGGATTGCCGATCACTTCGGCGGCCAAAATTGCGGTGATATGTTCGATACACATGGTTGCCACGAGTTGGTCATATTCCGACATGCCGCGAATCGTCTGTACCACGCGGTCGATGTCCTGCTCGAGCAGCGTGATGTCGAAATCACAATCCTTCAAATGTTCGTTGAAGCAATGGTGCTCCCGGCTATGGATCGCTTCCTGCTGGATGAAGGCGCGGATCTCGCCACGCAGCTTGGGTGGAACCCGCTTGATGAATTTCTTGAGCGAATCGATGAAAAACAGCTCACCTTCCGGAAAGGTCACGGACAGCGCATTGAAAAATGCGGATGCGAAGGGATCTCCGCCAACCCAGCGACGCCGATCGATTTCGGCACGCGCGAAATTCAGATTACGCGGTTGAATGTGAAGATCGGCGGGTGTCGCGCTTTTGTTCTGCGCAGACAATTCGGATGCTGTATCAGCGATGGTTGGAGCAATGCCCATAACTTTCGTGAACCTCCCAGTTCGATTCTTCTCGGCGCTAACCGATTTTGGTTAAGCAGCAGTTAGACAAGGAAGGTTAAGTTTCGGCATAGCAACACGCTTAACGGCTATGGTTAAGAATCCATTATAGCGGCCGAAATCGGCGGAAATCAGCCGATCCGGATCATGAACGCTATTGATTTTTGACGGTTTATTTTCGCCGGTACCGGAAATACCAGACATCATGACCCTGCCGGCGCGCCTTGGCTTCATAGCGCGTCTCAGGCCAGCCGCCTGGACGGATCATCCAGTCCTTCGGGCTTTCGCACAACCAGTCAAATTCATCGCGCTGGCTCATGATCATGCAGGCCCATTCCAGATAGACCGGATGATCGGTGCCGAAACGGAATTCGCCGCCGGGTTTCAGCTTTGCCGCGATCAAATCGACCGGCCCGTGGTTCATGAAGCGCCGTTTGGCATGGCGCGCTTTCGGCCAGGGGTCGGGATGCAACAGATAGACAAAGCTCAGGCTGCTGTCGGGAATCCGCTCGAGCACATCGAGCGCATTGCCCATATGCAGGCGGACATTGGCAAGATGGCTGTCACGAACATGCTGCAGCGCGCCGACCACGCCGTTGAGATAGGGCTCACAGCCAATGAATCCGTGATCCGGCAGCATGTCGGCGCGCGATGCCAGATGCTCGCCCGCGCCGAAACCGATTTCAAAATGCATGGGCCGATCACCGCCGAACAGCGACGCGGCGGTCACCGGTCCCTCGGTCGGCACTGCGATCTGCGGCAGCAGCTTCTCGACCAGCTCGACCTGCTGGTCGCGCAAGGCGTGCCCCTGCCGGCGACCGTAGAGCTGGCGGATAGTGGTGGGGTCACCCTCTTTCGATTTTG
This genomic window contains:
- the hemB gene encoding porphobilinogen synthase yields the protein MSQKASFPHSRLRRTRTYGWSRDMVRETHLSPSDLIWPLFITEGSGVEEPVAALPGVSRWSVDGIIERAKEARDLGIPCLALFPNTPADKRSDDGREALNPDNLMCRASRAVKDALGDDIGILTDVALDPYTSHGQDGLLDDKGYVENDRTLDVLTKQALNQANAGADIIAPSDMMDGRVGAIRNVLELAHHHNVQIMAYSAKYASAFYGPFRDAVGSGGLLKGDKKTYQMDPANSDEAIREIAFDIAEGADSVMVKPGLAYLDIIYRAKSEFNVPVFAYQVSGEYALIKVGAEAGVGDHDALMMEKLVAFKRAGCSGILTYFAADAARLLNG
- a CDS encoding GNAT family N-acetyltransferase encodes the protein MAEKAGDLVLETDRLILRKWRASDIEPFMEHLNTRNVMRWLGGVQNREKFDAAMERIAGYDRNFGHTFWIVERKSDGAILGFCGLKRVNAPQPKLTAAHEIGWRLREDAWGKGYAKEAATACLDAAFTRWNAPYVVALTVAGNEPSWGLMKRLGMVHCPELDFHDPNYGPELNPTIVYKITAKEWSARI
- a CDS encoding gamma carbonic anhydrase family protein, whose amino-acid sequence is MTRPLILPFNGKSPKIHPSAFIAPGCKIIGDVEIGPESSVWYNCVIRADVNFIRIGARSNIQDGTTIHCDSATPATPNGNPTIIGDDVLVGHMVMLHGATLEDRAFVGLSTTVMDGCVIEGDAMLAAGATLTPNKRIPSGQLWAGSPAKYMRDLSEPAIAGMRMGVAHYVENAKAHKAAIDDLV
- the rplU gene encoding 50S ribosomal protein L21 yields the protein MFAIVRTGGKQYRVAAGDIIAVEKLAGEAGDSVTLDDVLLAGDGDDIKDVKGLTVAAEIVAQEKGEKVIIFKKRRRHNYRRKNGHRQQHTVLKISAIGSEKAPKKAAAKKEAAPAEDKPAAEAKAAPAKKAPAKKAAAKTETKPAAAKKAPAKKPAAKKPAAKKED
- the rpmA gene encoding 50S ribosomal protein L27 produces the protein MAHKKAGGSSRNGRDSEGRRLGVKKFGSEAVVAGNIIIRQRGTKTHAGRNVGMGKDHTLFALIDGKVEFHKGKLGRKYVSVDAMAEAAE
- a CDS encoding GNAT family N-acetyltransferase, whose protein sequence is MFAVTPRLLLRPGWPEDGDSLYAAINDEAVIRNLARAPWPYSRDDAAQFLATHRPAIHPNFLIFSRNGQAPVLLGCIGFGDQDDGHLELGYWIARDHWGRGYATEAGQAVLDIARSLGHQEIRAEHFTDNPASGKVLRKLGFRPTGRSVPRYSKGRGLAADAIQFTLSLSEDDMADDIMRDIAA
- a CDS encoding metal-dependent hydrolase, with amino-acid sequence MGIAPTIADTASELSAQNKSATPADLHIQPRNLNFARAEIDRRRWVGGDPFASAFFNALSVTFPEGELFFIDSLKKFIKRVPPKLRGEIRAFIQQEAIHSREHHCFNEHLKDCDFDITLLEQDIDRVVQTIRGMSEYDQLVATMCIEHITAILAAEVIGNPAHLENADEDQRNLWLWHASEEIEHKGVAYDTWLHVTKDWNPLKCWFVRSSFMARISLGFAKNRTRGILELLRQDGISGPRAWFGLAHHLLFGKAPFRRTLRPLLAFFKPGFHPWDIDDRPLIKLAESEYEAAIMDDVASAAPPEDLDSIDQLQKVA
- a CDS encoding tRNA (guanine(46)-N(7))-methyltransferase TrmB, whose translation is MTKSKEGDPTTIRQLYGRRQGHALRDQQVELVEKLLPQIAVPTEGPVTAASLFGGDRPMHFEIGFGAGEHLASRADMLPDHGFIGCEPYLNGVVGALQHVRDSHLANVRLHMGNALDVLERIPDSSLSFVYLLHPDPWPKARHAKRRFMNHGPVDLIAAKLKPGGEFRFGTDHPVYLEWACMIMSQRDEFDWLCESPKDWMIRPGGWPETRYEAKARRQGHDVWYFRYRRK